From the genome of Colletotrichum destructivum chromosome 10, complete sequence, one region includes:
- a CDS encoding Putative SRR1-like domain-containing protein, with protein sequence MAAADLPDTEKPKQEEWTHVKSKSRFRRNAPRPSPKLPGASSKSDEPRIHKSVADITAEYDSFKTRWRDTACHTKLRELVETNSAKHRTVRKAVCLGVGTFDPEDGGWDAKRRTYVQLDGFLTVVEVLSELYKETIPCSFQEPRFTPNDTEFLTNLGHQVVESPAAFEAVDEDTLVFAVHMYRPIYEATLEKASPAMFVGTGWDVWDEFATMKEGDFKCMSDMHASHSHFPFPQDGTFTTFSSTCLYWRPKPEPSAPLEDQLVDEASTVAPDSLAEKSSVEVLEQVTEEKAAAEAKVETGAQPS encoded by the exons atggccgcggccgaccTGCCCGACACCGAGAAGCCCAAGCAGGAGGAATGGACCCACGTCAAGTCCAAGTCCCGGTTCCGGCGAAACGCCCCCCGACCGTCGCCTAAGCTCCCCGGCGCATCCTCCAAATCCGATGAACCCCGCATCCACAAGTCTGTCGCCGACATCACGGCCGAGTACGACTCCTTCAAGACCCGCTGGCGCGACACCGCCTGCCACACGAAGCTGAGGGAGCTGGTCGAGACGAATTCTGCGAAGCATCGGACGGTCCGGAAGGCCGTGtgcctcggcgtcggcacctTCGACCcggaggacggcggctgGGACGCCAAGAGGCGGACCTACGTCCAGCTCGACGGGTTCCTGACCGTCGTGGAGGTCTTGT CCGAGTTGTACAAGGAGACCATCCCGTGTTCGTTCCAAGAGCCCCGCTTCACGCCCAACGACACCGAGTTCCTCACGAATCTGGGACACCAGGTCGTCGAGTCGCCTGCCGCTTTCGAGGCCGTTGATGAAGATACCCTGGTGTTTGCTGTGCACATGTACCGGCCTATATACGAGGCGACGCTTGAGAAGGCGTCGCCTGCCATGTTTGTTGGCACGGGCTGGGACGTTTGGGATGA GTTCGCTACGATGAAAGAGGGCGATTTCAAGTGCATGAGTGATATGCACGCATCCCATAGCCatttcccctttccccagGACGGCACGTTCACTACGTTCTCGAGCACGTGTCTGTATTGGCGGCCGAAGCCTGAGCCCTCGGCTCCTTTGGAGGACCAGTTGGTGGATGAAGCTTCAACAGTGGCTCCAGATAGCCTGGCAGAAAAGTCCTCAGTAGAGGTTTTGGAGCAAGTGACAGAGGAAAAGGCCGCAGCGGAGGCGAAAGTTGAAACAGGCGCCCAGCCGAGTTGA
- a CDS encoding Putative copper acquisition factor BIM1-like domain-containing protein — protein sequence MLFSTLSALVLAATASAHIVISYPGWRGNNLITNETYPYGMQWTYPCGGHSVTKNRTYWPTTGGAIAFQPGWFQGHAQAFMYANMGFGTDGPDGGPANMSHPMVPVFQILGPSKNPYPGTVCLPQVPLPVNTTVKAGDHATIQIVELAMHGAALFSCVDIEFAEPGDPKIAKVNETNCFNSTDIGFADVFTITTRESGQGYVAATSGAAGLRSALGTAGWVPLVVGALWAAL from the exons ATGCTCTTCTCAACACTATCAGCCCTCGTTctcgcggcgacggcatccgCCCACATCGTCATCTCCTACCCGGGCTGGCGCGGCAACAACCTCATCACCAACGAGACCTACCCCTACGGCATGCAATGGACATACCCAT gcggcggccacaGCGTCACGAAGAACCGCACCTACTGGCCCAcgaccggcggcgccatcgccttcCAGCCCGGCTGGTTCCAGGGCCACGCGCAGGCCTTCATGTACGCCAACATGGGCTTCGGCACCGACGGCCCGGACGGCGGGCCCGCCAACATGTCTCACCCCATGGTCCCCGTCTTCCAGATCCTCGGCCCCAGCAAGAACCCCTACCCGGGCACCGTCTGCCTGCCCCAggtgccgctgccggtgaACACcaccgtcaaggccggcgaccaCGCCACCATCCAGatcgtcgagctcgccatGCACGGCGCCGCGCTGTTCTCG TGCGTCGACATCGAGTTCGCCGAGCCCGGCGACCCCAAGATCGCAAAGGTCAACGAGACTAACTGCTTCAACTCGACCGACATTGGCTTCGCGGACGTCTTCACCATCACGACAAGAGAGTCGGGCCAGGGCTACGTCGCGGCGACGTCTGGCGCCGCGGGGCTGCGATCCGCGCTGGGGACGGCCGGCTGGGTcccgctcgtcgtcggggcgCTCTGGGCGGCGCTGTAG